Genomic segment of Gigantopelta aegis isolate Gae_Host chromosome 10, Gae_host_genome, whole genome shotgun sequence:
gtgtgtgtgtgggggggggggggggggtagtgttgaaaatgggcagaattttgaatagAATAGtgaatagaatttaaaaaaaaaaaaaaaaaaaaaactacaagcCAAACATAAatggaattgactgctcggccgaatatttatataatttggagcattttagaaggacagtctaaaaataaataagagaaagaagagaggatcggactatttttatttttatttttttttacagtaatttcgacataaaattttgaacgaaggtctaatgtttaaagtccaatctatatgtccacgtaagtggcctcgttaaggccgttggaggttggcctacggcgaaccgatgagcggagaaccggcaaaggcggggatgaagtgcttccatctctggtcggcgaggatggttatgacactccggtagtcgttgccgaaaagggccttgacgatcctgtggatggtgtggctatccatctctctaaccaggaccgcttgtcggtagactccttctcggcgctgagttagtaccaaccccgtcttgccggctgtagatttgatggtgtgtagctcgtaagcgcttccatcaggcagttttAACTCTGGTTTCCTCGACTCAGGCTGGGTTGGGGGCGGCGTCGTATACAAtctagagtttattactgcacttttccccgttttttcaatgttgaaatagaccaacaagttcgcctattgcataaatagtctcgcccgatatttttagaatttgtatgctcccgaataacgtatgaaaggcgaagtgtaattggtcaatatttaaagctgcaatgtcttGTTTCAATCGTATATaatcaagaaagaaaaaaagaagtgttttatttaacgacgcactcaacacattttatttacggttatatggcgtcagacatatgtttaaggaccacacagattttgagaggaaacccgctgtcgccactgcatgggctactcttccgattagcagcaagggatcttttatttccgcttcccacaggcaggatagcacaaaccatggcctttgttgaaccagttatggatcactggtcggtgcaagtggtttacacctacccattgagccttgcggagcactcactcagggtttggagtcggtatctggattaaaaatcccatgcctcgactgggatccgaacccagtacctaccagcctgtagaccgatggcctgccatgacgccaccgaggccggtccgtatataatcaagttctaagttcaaatacaagcataactgcacttttaattcacttgcgagttgtcgtcattaacgcatatcgtcaaatgcttactagccagttagaacaattctcgccattttgtaataccgagcggattctagcagccacttcctaggagtccggtgtttagaacgtcgccatgagGGTCTGCTGAAAtaggctgctagcgtaattggctgctaggaattggctgctagaattcgctcggtttttgtaatgcaacaatagccgaaccgtactatttttagcccagagggagcccggcaaaagtgtcccactttcaaaatagtgggtttatttttaacttagaaaagccagtgtagtgGAACGGGAAcgggaaactctattaacgtgcccctatccacgaaggttcaggcacgcccaccacggatttagcctctgacttcgccagtgactaactccggagcaggggggggggggggggggggggtaagtttgaggtgggcggaatttggaaaaaagccatttagtaaagtcacgcgagcgcggaccaaatagcagacacttcgcaaacttgaagtaacaccgagtgggagccgtgttctgattggctgaatttcgattcctcggtgaagcctgtttagtgaaaccaattcggagtgcggcgtcttatatgcaccaaacgtaatgggattttctgttctaaatgcttaaataataaaaatattccagacaatgcacgtttaaattgttatttatacatGAAATTTTACTCAGCAcgtttaaattgttaattatacatgaattttaatcagattgttgtCCTACTTTCTAAGATCTCAACTGCCTTTAAGTAAGCACTACACTCTTTGCCATGGGTGCACTGTGACTGCTCACAGTTGTCACAGGAAAAGGGTCGTGTGCAGGGATTACCTGAAGATCTCTTCGGGTGGCTCCCACACATCTAAAACAGGTGGGGTCCCTCCTGGTGGACCTGAACCTGTTTACATTGTGCCCCCACCTCGGACATTTTGTACACTTATTGGGGTTTgtttgtgggttgttgtttttttttgttttttttaatcaaagtgCAACATTTTGTGTCCCACTCCATCAAGCAAGAGAATGTCAGTCAGCGTGGACTGGGCCAAAAGAAGACCGAGAAAGCAATTTTTCAAACAGTAATGTTGGCTATAGAAAGGTCCCGGTTGTCCCTCCTTATCTTACCTGTGAGGTCGGACCCCATGTGCCCTATCaggttattttaataattcttCTGAGTGGGggttcaatctaattaaaattagctccactattacatgcggatctaaagacagccagttggagctcatgtccaccaatcaaaaccttacttgcagaatcatgccagtgatttaaaactaacaacactgcgtagtccccaatgtccaggtaacatttcgtctgtaaataataatttaaatattgaccaatcacacttcgccttttataacgttatttgggagcatacaaattctaaaaatatcgggcgagtctattttagtggccgcattacagcgaaccataccaatacgtacggggtgggttatcagtcttcaattttacattagaaattatttatttatttataaaataaaaaaaacctaaatcagtcttcagttttgcattacaaattatttattttataaaataaaacatgttttaaggcattcgtaattcacacgaaacataccctcaggataattcggaatgttttcaaattatttttaaatcactggcaagATTCTGCAagcaaggttttgattggtggacatgagctccaactggctgtctttagatccacatgtaatagtggagctaattttaattagattgagtggGGGTTCTACCTGCCCagattcgcccccccccccccccattctatTCTTATGAACTGGTTGGAAAGGGATATTTGACTGATCACTGGGAATATTCCCCCCTCCCTAGATGGATTAACTTGTTTGTAAAATGGGTCATCACTCCCGTGGTTCTGACCCTGAGGTTGCGCACCCTCAGTTCCCAGGGCGGGAAACTCTTCATGGTCCATAGCAGAGGTCCATAACATCGGTAGTCGATTTCAGTCTCACCTGACGTTTGGGTTTAGGACCATTCTAATTTTGGTAGATCAGGACTGGGCTTATTAACAAAATCTTTACTTGACAAATACATTTTCTGCGACCTCCACTGGTCGTAGAGATGCATTATCTCAAGTGGAGCCGACCGGGCCGATTCAGAAGTCCGAGAGATTATAGAAAAATCAATGCTGTCGCAAGCATTAAAAAACACAGCGCTTTCAGAATCAGAAACAATAACATCACGAATCTCACGAAGAGAAATTTGACAAGCTGAACTAAGTCGGAATGAATCTGCCTACTAGTTTCGGCGATCTGTCTGCGAGTGTTCtcgcaggcccgtaggaacgactttgggaggggggggggggggggggggggggggtttgggcactgacggatcggttacaaactctatatcagattttggttacaatgacaaacattattatgtaaaaaaagaaaaaaaaggctcacaagtgggggagcacccccccccccccccagttcctacgggcctgtctCAGCGTTCACCGTATCGCTAACGGTGGAACTAGGGTCGGTACCCGCAGACACCTCCCCTTCGATTGGTTCAGTGTTACAGTGATTTCGTCGATGCTCCTGGGGAACGGTCTAATACGCAGGGACGGCCCAATGAAATCAAAGGGGGTATCCGTCGGTGCTCTGGTGATTGTTTGGCCGTTGAGTAGCCGAGAGTGAAAAAAAGACAGTGTTTTCGATATCAACAAGAGACGTCTTTTGCAAGTTGGCGACGGTGTGTTGAAGATACACTAAACCGTAGGCAGTGGGGTCCAGATTGCCAAACATCACCCTTCTCAACACTGGAATTTTAGATTCATTTGCAGTTTTCAaacttttgattttattttggaCGGGGTtagagcgggggggggggggggggggaggtactGATCAGCGAGAGCATCAAATTTATTACTGGTAGGGATAGTTGAAAAAAAACTCAGCCTCGTCCACCTCCTCTTTCTCTGTCGACCGAACCGCCGCGTTTGCTTTCCTTTTCCGGGTTTCTTTAATAGTTGAAAACTCTGGAGGGAtcgtttacatgcaccatcccacagacagggtagtacataccacggcctttgatataccagtcgtggtgcactggtggggccggacgtagcccagtggtaaagcgttcgcttgatgcgcggtcggtctgggatcgatccccgtcggtgggcccattgggctatttctcattccagccagtgcaccacgactggtatatcaaaggccgtggtatgtgttatcctgtctgtgggatggtgcatataaaagatcccttgctgctaatcaaaaagagtagccgacagcgggtttcctctctcaatatctgtgtggtccttaaccatatgtccgacgccatataaccataaataaaatgtgttgagtgcgtcgttaaataaaacatttccttccttctggtgcactggctggaacgagaaatagcccaattggccaaccgacgtggatcgatcttagaccgactgcgcatcgagcgagctctttaccactagGCTTGGATGGCGTGGAGGGTTACTTCCCATTAGTCATACCCCCATTAGTCATATGGTCAATAGTAATACAATTAGGAAAGCAGTCAAGTAGtaaaccggtggctaaaccgccggcggcgactccttctgttCGACCGCCGAACACCGCTCACCCGAGCAAGAAGACAAAAACAGAAGAGGTTCCGGCCCCGGATGTTCCAGCTTCTCTGCCAACGGAAGAGCCGGAGACGGAGTTCGACCCAGAGATCTGCGTCACACCGTACAACCAGCCACCTGCACCAAATCCTTCGCAAGCGCTTCCGGACATGTCGCCGATTAAACCGGcgacacccgttgaggcgcaggcccggaagGTGGCTGTTGTCaagaggaaggcgaccactcccccgagtgccaTACCAGCCAAGCCGAGCCGCCCCTCTCAACCGCCGGAACCAGACGAAAAACCAGTGgagcagtggtcactgcaggccagCCGGCTCCCCCAGCGTTACCAACAACTGGTTAAAAACAACATCCGAGACGAACGCCAACTCATCAGCAGACCCAAGGCCCTAGCATACCAACCTTTGCCAGACAATCCAGACGAGGGGGAGTTCGTAGTACATGACTCAAGATGCGGGAGGGACACAACGCAGTTTGCGTCACCATCTGCCGGAGCGGAATATTCAGCCAAGGACTGCTACTAttggagatggacaacccgacattaCATCGCGTTCTGAAAACCGTCGCGGGGTCTCATTACCGTACCATCACCAAGGCTTTAGCAGACTCCGACTACCGGCAGTTCCTCCCGCAGCTTGAGATCACCGGGTACATCGGATCCCCCTAGACGCCAACCTTTActaggacaggtatcaacctcctttttgggctagttagactttaaatgtttcgatcgagttcaaaattcttatgtttatttttttacaaatagtctaacgcattttattttggcgcccgatcaattgctcaaaaatcatctttaaaacttttcggccgagcagtctcaactattttgggttaaattttagagtccagacatgtttttggatgcagttactctttgtagacttaggtatttgtcaggcttcaccgaggaatcgaaacttagccaatcagagcacggctcccactcggtgatacttcaagtttgcgaagtgtctgctattcggTCCGCGCTTGCGTTTGACcgcactaaatggcttttttccaaaacctgcccacttcaaactcaattcccccccccccccccccccccccccccccccccccgctccggagttggtcactggcgaagtcagaggctaaatccgaagtgggcgtacctgaacctctgtggataggggcacgttaaacccagtttccattccattccatacTTGCACCATGGCTGGACTTCGGAGAGTGGAGTATTTATTGTCGCAGTCTTCTATGCGAAAGCGGGCCAGAGAAGAAACAACAACGTTGAGTGCTGTTTACAATGAAGAGATAGTCAAACACGACCCAGGTCAAGTCTGAGTATTGCCAGCATTCCCCAGCATGAGCAGTGCACTGTACAGACATCGACGGAAGCAGATCCCTGCACTTCCCCTGACAAGATCCGATGTGGACCTTAATGGAGTATGGACAGAGACTGCTGATGGCCGCCCTTTCCTCTTGACCGCTGGCGGTGATGCAGATAAGATACTGATCTTCTTCACTGATCAACAGCTTCGTGCTTTGCAGTCGGCCGACACAATCTATATGGACGGCACCTTTTCTTCATGTCCTGATCTCTGGGATCATGTCTACATTCTTCATGCCAGGAGCGGGTCAACCACATACGCACTTGTATATGTCTTGCTGCCCGACAGACAAATAGCCACCTACTGCAGACTGTTCAGTCAACTCAAGACCACAGTTCAGATACGACTCAACCTAACTCTTGACCCTGCTACAGTCCAGACAGACGTTGAGTTGGCTGCCATTCGTCCTGTTGTGAGGGAATTTCCTAACGCCGAGGTCAAGGGTTGTTACTTCCATTACTGTCAGGCATTGTGGAGGAAGGTGCAGAACCTGGGACTTGCAGTGCAGTACAAGGAAGATCCTCCCGTCCAACAGTGGATCCGCAGGGCTGCCAGATTAGCTCTACTACCACTAAACGAAGTTCAGGACGCGTGGATTGAAGCCATGGACTCGACACCAAATGTTCCTCGTGCCCAAGAGTTCAATGACTACATGATCGTCAACTGGATTGATTATGATGCTCGCTTCCCCCTGCCGCTCTGGAACCACCATGAGACCAATGGGCCACGCACCAACAACAATCTGGAAGGATTCCACAACCGTCTCAACAAAGCAATGCCCCACTACCAACCGAACATCTATCGTTTTGTGGACATTATTAAGAAGATCGAGTTTGCAGACAGAGCCAAGATTTCCCAGATTGACTTCGGCGCCGCTCCTCCATCCCGCAAGCGTGTGTACAGAGAGATGGAAAACAGACCAGTTAGACTCAATGATCAATTGCAGCAGAGAGTCAAGACGCCACTTCAGTTCTTAGATGCTGTCGGCTTTCTACTGAAACTTGCTTAAGTGATCAAGAGACAATACGTGTAAACTGCATAAACGTGTTTTGTTCTCTGGATACAATAttgacattttcattttttttatcaataaaatgaataaataattataagcCTTTCTTTCATTAgtcatacaatatacaacaatgtgggatcataccatttttatctGGGTAACGGGCAGATGATTAAGTGTGCACCAAACCTTGACCTGTGTATGACAAATAAGGGTATGACTAATGGGGGGATACCGCGTGGAGGAATGTTTAATATCGTTATAGTCCCACGCCATGTTATTGTCAATCGACCGGCTTATTGCCGCTCCCCCGGGGATGCTCTGAGCAGAAGTATTTAAGTGCCTAACGATAGTCCTGCTTAAGTTCATAATGGCTTTGTCAAAATCGGTAGCCTGATCCATTGTTTACGTGTGGGATATAtagaaatattagttttaatttaataaactatAGTGAAATACATGGCTATATCAAAAgttagttaatcagtatttagCACTACTAATACTAACCTTAGTACAGAGTAATAACACTAgttaaatttagaaaacagCGGATTACAAAATAACGAAGTTCAAAATGGCGGACgggaagatgaagaagaaattGCACGTGTTGAAGAAACACTTTCAACTGCCTCGGTgattaaaaaaaggtttagtAGACACAATGATTAACCTAGATGAAACACATACTAGCCACACAACATGTAAACCTGGAGTCAATTAAGGTACAAAACATTTGGCATTTTTATAAGCAAAGAAATCATAGGGGAAATATACATTTGGAGTATAAATGTAGACTTGAACATTCACTTAGtgcataaatattataatattacaagtAATTTACAGTGACTACATTATAAATTATGACTCTAAATTGCCAGGGACTTGGAGgttctaaaaaaagaaaagatatgtTGAATTATTTGAAACAGAAAcatcttaatatttattgtttgcaGGATACACATTTTACTAAGGAACTTGAACCATACATACAAGCACAGTGGGGTTATACATGCTTATTTAATTCTTACTGTAATAACTGCAGAGGTGTAGCTATCatgataaataacaattttgaatttattataaacaaaacaaaaacagatgatTCGGGAAATTATATAGCTGTAGATATGACCATTGAGGGTAAGAAGATAAcacttataaatatatatggacCTAATGATGATAACTCCACCTTGTTTAAAGATTTACTGAAATGCATCGATGACTTTGTTATtgaacaaccggcctcggtggcgtcgtagttaggccatcggtcaacaggctggtaggtactgggttcggatcccagtcgaggtatgggatttttaatccagataccgactccaaaccttgactgagtgctccgcaaggataTACACACATGGAGAAAAAATACCCGCTCAAACAAAGCTAGGttagatttttatcttatttccAATAATTTAATGGTACAGGTAGAAAAGGTAACAATTGAGAATAGTTATAGGTCTGACCATACCGGAGTAATTTTaagtctaaaacaaaataatataaaaggtaCAGGTTTATGGAAATTTAACAATTCTCTGCTACACGATACAAATTGTGTTAATACCGTAAAACCAATTATAGAAAATATAAAACTCCAATATGCCGTCCCTTTATACAATGTAGAGAAAATAACACAATCCCTAATGATACAATTCAATTTACTATTAATGATCAATATCTTATTCAGCAGCCaagaaaagggggaaaaaattacactgaaacaaaactttgtgaagacataaaaacattagaagaaaatCTAGCATTAAATTTCAGTGAAatagaagaaaataaaataaaaagatggACATTAGAAAAGAAAGACTAAAGGGACATTTCATTAGATCTCGAGCTCAATGGGTGGAAGAGGGAGAAAAgccaaaaaagtatttttgtaaCAATGAATCTAGgaacttttataataaattaatttcaaaaatagAACAAGAACATGGAAAAGTTATTACAGAtcaaaaagaaatattgaaagaaaccaaattgttttatgaaaaACTTTATTCCAAACAGCAGAGAAAATTAAGGAATACAAATTTGATAAATTATCATAGCACGAAGAAAATAAATTAGAAGAAGAATTAACATATtcagaaattttattttatctataaaGTATGAAACATGACAAAAGTCCGGGTTCAGATGGTTTCTCAGctgagtttttaaaacatttttggatagaCTTAGGATATTTTATAGTCAGATCTATTAATTTCAGCTACAGTATCCACGAAATCTCTAATGTGCAAAAGTTaggtattataacatgtatttcAAAACCAAATAAATCTAAGCAATTTCTTAAAAATTGGAGACCGATAACACTTTTAAACTGCACCTATAAAATAGCATCAGGCTGTATTGCAAACATGATAAAAAGCATTAAagataaaattattgaaaaagatcAAACTGGATCTATAAAAGGAAGATACATAGGCGAAAATATACgtttaatatatgacattatgcaaTACATCGAAACACAAAATACACCAGGTCAACTACTATTAGTAgactttgaaaaagcttttgattctcTAGCATGGTCTTTCATTCAAAaagttttagatatttttaattttaagacttctattaaaaactggataaaaacatttatgcGCGGAAACACTTGCAATTTTAATACGTGATAATAAAGACATTAAGGGTATAAATATTGATGGAGAAGAATTCCTGATTTCTCAATATGCCGACGACACTACCTTTATCTTAGATGGATCTCCAGATTCCATGTACAATACACTTACTACACTGGATTTCATTGCAAAAATATCTGGTCTGGAGCTAAATTATTCAAATTCAAAGATAATATGGATAGGCaggaaaaaatattcaaaagaagtGTTTCATCATTCTagatggaagttagaatggggttcaattcaatttacttcattaggtattaatttctctttaaatttacaatatattattaaagataatttcGAGCCAAAAATAGGAGAATTAGAAATGGTATTAACAGCATGGAGTGCCCGTAAACTTACACCATTAGGCAGACTCACAGTGTTAAAATCActaatattaccaaaaataacaaatttgttaaTTTCGCTACCATCCCCGTCAGAACAGTTAGTTGAAAAGTTAAATAAGCGATTTTACaaattcatttggcaaaataaacctgACAAAGTAAAAAGAGATGTTATAATTCAGGACCATAAAAACGGGaggttaaaaattattaaattatctaCTTTTATAACATCACTAAGGTCAACGTGGATAAGaaggttacttttaaacaacacaaaactgaCATGTCTTTTCTCGTCAGTTACAGGTATATCGATCAAAGAACTAATTATATATggtgatcattttattaatttacaaagttaaaaacaTGACTAACCCTTTTTGGGAAGATGTTCTAGATAGCTGGCGAAACATCCAATGTAAACAaccaatagaaaatgaaaacgaTATAGTTGGTATTAACATTtggtttaacagtaaaatattaaagaatAAGAAGCCTATTTtttatagaaaacaaaatatccaGAAAAGGGAGTTTGTTTCATTAGTGATTTAGATAATA
This window contains:
- the LOC121383614 gene encoding predicted GPI-anchored protein 58 — protein: MAMTEDDPSQQKLESELGDKAEPEYQDLADELIPGNTNRKQSSSKPVAKPPAATPSVRPPNTAHPSKKTKTEEVPAPDVPASLPTEEPETEFDPEICVTPYNQPPAPNPSQALPDMSPIKPATPVEAQARKVAVVKRKATTPPSAIPAKPSRPSQPPEPDEKPVEQWSLQASRLPQRYQQLVKNNIRDERQLISRPKALAYQPLPDNPDEGEFVVHDSRCGRDTTQFASPSAGAEYSAKDCYYWRWTTRHYIAF
- the LOC121383615 gene encoding uncharacterized protein LOC121383615; translation: MSSALYRHRRKQIPALPLTRSDVDLNGVWTETADGRPFLLTAGGDADKILIFFTDQQLRALQSADTIYMDGTFSSCPDLWDHVYILHARSGSTTYALVYVLLPDRQIATYCRLFSQLKTTVQIRLNLTLDPATVQTDVELAAIRPVVREFPNAEVKGCYFHYCQALWRKVQNLGLAVQYKEDPPVQQWIRRAARLALLPLNEVQDAWIEAMDSTPNVPRAQEFNDYMIVNWIDYDARFPLPLWNHHETNGPRTNNNLEGFHNRLNKAMPHYQPNIYRFVDIIKKIEFADRAKISQIDFGAAPPSRKRVYREMENRPVRLNDQLQQRVKTPLQFLDAVGFLLKLA